The genome window TAGAAGACATTGAAACTACATCCAGCTAGTTTCCCTGCTGGCGTAAGCCTGGCGCTGATTATACCTGCAATGTCTTCTCTGACCAGTTTAATGTTGGAGAAAGGATAGGACTGGTGGCAGGCGGTTCCTTTTTGAGAGCAGTCCTGTATGCTGTGGATATACATCTGCCCTATTTTCCATTTATCATCGCCGTGTTAACGGTTTCGGTAGCTAAGGTCGCAAGGGTTATCAGGTGCAAACGCAACTTTAGATAGACATCTATTATAATATAAATCCAAGTAGGTCTCATCATGAAAAACGTAATTAAGACTATTCAACCGCTGTTGGAGTCGGCGGATATCCGGATTAACGGCTCCCGTCCGTGGGATATTCAAGTGTATGACGACCGGTTGTTTGAACGGGTTATTCGCAAGAGTTCCCTGGGATTGGGAGAAGCATACATGGACAAATGGTGGAATGCCGAAGCCCTCGACCGGTTTTTTTATAAAGTCTTGCAAGCGGGACTGGAGGAAAAAGTAATGTATAAACCGGTGGTCATCCTTGAATATTTAAAATCCCTGTTGACCAATCGTCAAAGTAAAAGAAAAGCGTTTGAAATCGGCGACTACCATTACAATATAGGGAATAGCCTGTACCGGACTATGCTCGACAAGCGCATGGTTTACACCTGCGGGTACTGGCAGGAAGCCGATACGCTGGATGAAGCCCAGGAAGACAAGCTGGAGCTGGTATGCCGAAAAATAGGCCTGCAGGAAGGCCAGCGCGTGCTTGATATCGGCTGCGGCTGGGGCAGTTTTGCCAAATATGCCGCTGAAAATTATGGGGCCGAGGTGGTGGGCATCACGGTATCCGATGAGCAGGTGCAACTGGGCCGGGAACAATGCAAGGGCCTGCCGGTGGAGATCCGGCTGCAGGATTACCGCGAAATTAATGAGCCGTTTGATCATATTGTCTCGTTGGGCATGATCGAGCATGTGGGGAGTAAAAATTATCGGACCTTAATGCAGGTGGTACACCGATGTTTAAAAGACGAAGGCGTCTTCCTGCTGCATACCATCGGCAGCAACAGGTCGGTACACACCACTGACCCGTGGATCGAAAAATACATCTTTCCAAATTCCCACCTGCCTTCCATCCGGCAACTGGCCCTGGCTTCCGAGGGACTGTTCGTGATGGAAGACTGGCAGAACTTCGGGCCCTATTATGACAAAACCCTGATGGCCTGGCATCAAAATTTTGAAGACCATTGGGATGAATTGAAATCGAACTATTCCGAGCGGTTCTACCGCATGTGGAAGTATTACCTGCTCAGTTGCGCAGGCAGTTTCCGGGCGCGGAAGAACCAGCTCTGGCAGATTGTTTTTTCGAAGCAGGGTATACCCGGTGGTTTTATTCCACCCCGCTATCGCAGGGAAGAGTAATAGCCGGGCACTACAGCCATACCGGTCAACCCGCCATGCCGATT of Balneolaceae bacterium contains these proteins:
- the cfa gene encoding cyclopropane fatty acyl phospholipid synthase; translation: MKNVIKTIQPLLESADIRINGSRPWDIQVYDDRLFERVIRKSSLGLGEAYMDKWWNAEALDRFFYKVLQAGLEEKVMYKPVVILEYLKSLLTNRQSKRKAFEIGDYHYNIGNSLYRTMLDKRMVYTCGYWQEADTLDEAQEDKLELVCRKIGLQEGQRVLDIGCGWGSFAKYAAENYGAEVVGITVSDEQVQLGREQCKGLPVEIRLQDYREINEPFDHIVSLGMIEHVGSKNYRTLMQVVHRCLKDEGVFLLHTIGSNRSVHTTDPWIEKYIFPNSHLPSIRQLALASEGLFVMEDWQNFGPYYDKTLMAWHQNFEDHWDELKSNYSERFYRMWKYYLLSCAGSFRARKNQLWQIVFSKQGIPGGFIPPRYRREE